DNA sequence from the Bernardetia sp. genome:
AAATAAACTATACAGCGACTTCAAATTTTGCTTGTTTTCATAATATTCTAAAGAATCAGCTATATTTTCTGCCTGTTTTTTATAGGTAGAAATTAATTTTTTATTAGTTGCTAAACTTCTGTACAGGCTTGCTTTCTGATACAAATATGGAACATACGTATCTTTAGCTATCGCTTGTTCTGCTTTTTGTAGTGTTTCTAGTGGAATGTCAAAGCCTTTTTCTTTGGCATCATACAATACACCATAAATATAAGCTGTCATCAAAACATTTGGAGCTGACGACTCCCACCACCCCCAAAGTCCGTCGTCGTACTGTGCCTTTACAAGTTTTTTAATGAGCTTTTCTAGTTCTCTTTGCTTGTTTTTTTCAAAAGGTTTGCCTAGTTTTTCCTTGATTTCTTTTTCTAAAATATAGGCTTTTATCTTTGAGGCTTTTTGTTCATTACAGGCATACGCATAATTTTGAATATTCTCTAACTCCAAAACCATCGCTTCTAAAATATTATCCTGTACAGTAACTTTTACTGGATTTGCAGATGAAAGAGAATCCTTGAAAGCTGATAGGTTGAGCGTCGTGTCGCCTTCCAAAATAGCAAAAAAGCCTCTTTTTTTGAGTAGTCCTTTTCTATAAATAGGAATTTTTCGTTCTTCTCCATCCGTATAAATTTGTCCTGCTTTCAAATTAGCATTCATCGCATAACTGATTTTTAATGAATCTCTGAAAATGCTCAAAGAATCTGAATTTTTATCAGAACTGAAAATAGAATAGTCTTTTGCCTTAAAACGAAGCGAATCGACATACGAAAACAAAACATGTTGGCTTCTACCTTCCAATTTTTTATCATCCAAACTAAAAAATGTCGTCGTACTGACAGAATCACTGCTGTATGAATTTATCTTTCCAATCACTCTGACAGAATCGCCTTCCAACAAAAAACGAGGCAAGGAAAGTTCTGCTGACAGCGACAAAAAAGAGTTGGTTTGTGTGAGTGCTTGCCCATTTTTCCACTTTTTCCCATAAGCTATGGCAAATGTTTTCCAAGAAGTGATATTGTCTGGAAAAGTCGTCATGAAACTTGCCTTTCCATTTTTGTCTGTTTTGAGTGTAGGTTGCCAGATAGCATTGTCTGTAAAATAATTTCGTAACGCTTTTTTCTTTTGAGGAGCAGCATCAATTCCATCTATTTCTGGATTTTCTAAGGTAAATGAATTAAAATTTAGTGGGATTCCTATATTTTGAATTTGAACACCTGCTACCTGCCCTTGTAGAGCTGTTATGTCTGCGCTATTGACAACACTCACAGAATAAGCCATACTGCTTTTTTTCTCTGCTGCGTACCCTGTAACTACAACAGACTCTAAAGCCTCTGTACCTTCATTCATTTGTACTTCCATGTGTGCTGAAGTTGCTTCTCTCTCCTCTATGCCGTAACCTACATAGCTAAATACCAATGTACAGCCAACGGGAGCGTAGAGCGTATAATTTCCTTCTATATCCGTAGTTGTTCCAATAGTTGTTCCCTTCGCCATTACAGTTCCACCTGGGAGAGCTTCTCCATTTTCATCGGTTAGAGTTCCTGTATAAGTTATCATTTGAGTAGTGGCATCAATTTTAAAACTGGTATAATCAAACTCTTTTTCTTTACGCTTAGAAGGAGCAAAAACATCATATTGCTTTTTCTCTTTTGTTGAACAGTTTATTCCATTTTGTGAAATATCAATTTCAATAACTTGATTTTCTTTGACTTCTACATTTTCTACTTTATCGCAACCCACTTCTTTATAAATGACCAATACAGTATAAATTCCTGATGGAAGTTTTCCCTTGAAAGGAATCATGTTTTCAAATCGGTATTCTTTTTCAAACTCTGTACTGGTAGAATCTGTATTTTTAAAAATAACTTCCTTCCAACGTTCACTTTTCAAAGTCAGTTGAGGAGTTTTCCAATTGTAAATGATAGGCTTGTGTTTTCTTCTTCCAAAATAAGCATAACCAATAAATGGAAAAGCATAATTAGCTTTAGTAAATTCTTTTGTGCCTATTCCAGAAACATATTTTGAAGTAGGGAAAAAGTCAGATGCAGGAATATTATGATTTTTAATAAACCCTTTTTCTTCATCAAATTCATAGCGCACAAACGGCTCAAAGTTTAGAGGATAAGATAAAGTAGTGTCGTTGGTCGTTTTACGAAATACAAAACTTCCTTTTTGTATTAACGGATATTCCCATTTATATACATAATCATTTCCTTCTCTTTTAGATTTAGAATAAATAACTTGTTTTTTCCCATTCTGCTCTAGTATAGCGTTGCTATTGCTATAATAATTTCCATTAGTTTGAAGGATAACTTTGTGAGCCCCCAACATCATTTTTTCCTCATCAGAATATTTTCTTTCTACTGATTTTTTGGAAACATAATTAGGCAAGTTATCCAAATCATACGATAAGACCGTTAAATGATTTTTTGGAATGGAAAGGCTATCTATCGTAATGATATAGTTTTCTGTTCGGATTTCTAACTTATGCTTTCCTTCGGAGAGTTCGATATGGTAGTCTTGATTTGGTGTTATGGCTGAATAAAAAGCTAAACTATCATCTATTTTTATCCACGTAATGCCGTCTTTTTCGCTAGGAAAATGTAAGAGTAAAGCTCCTTTCTTTCTGTTATGTCCTGCTTCAAACGCTGTAAAAAGTCTATGGTTTTGGTCTTCTATTCCATTTACTCTTGCAAGTTCTCTTTTCATTTTTGAGAGAATAGAATCATACGCAATAGAATATCTAAATCCTTCTTTTTTTGGAAATAAAAAGTCGTAATACATTACAGAATCTAATCCAAAACGAGTTTTCCAATGTTTATAACTTCCCAAAAACAAATTATTTCTCATATCAGTATCCAAGTCGATATATTTTTCCCAAAAACGTTTTTTCTTAAAGTTGAAACCTGATTTGTAGCGTGCATTAAGAAGAGGTTTTGTATGCTCTTCAAACTTGGAATTGGTAGAAACAACGGTTACATCAGCATTTTTTACTGGACGATGTTTGTAATCCTTCACACTAACCGTAATTTCTTCTTTGAAGGAAGGCGAAGTAACCAAAGGCGCATCAATACCAATAAAAAGTTGTTTTTTGTTTCGCAGGAAAGCATTCTGGTTCTCATATACTTCTGCTCCATAAGTATAAGCTGTTTGCAAAACGTAGGGTTTGTTCGCTTTGTCTTTTATTGCTATTCGGATAACAGAATTAGAATCTACTTTTTGTAAAATCAGTTTATTTTTCTGAAAAAGACTATAACGAACGGCTGCTTTATGTGGATTCTGAATAGTCAGAAGCAGAGAATCTAGGCTATAATTTCCCATAACCTCTAAGCTATTGGGTACATTATGCGTTTGTGTAAGCGTGATTTCTTCGCCGTGTAGTTTTGTTTGGAGAGCAAAATCAAATTTGGTAATGGTTAGGTTAGTGCATTGCTTGAATGGAAATGTGATAGAATCTTGTCGTTGCACTTCTTTCACAAAATCTGCATTAGTTTTATAATTTCGAACGACGATTCCTTTTTTTGAAACAGTATCCTTTCCTTCCTTATAAACAGCATACACAAAACCGTCCTCAAAACGAGTTTCTAAGCTAGGAATTTGCGTAAAATGATGGTATTCAACAGTTTTTTCCTTTTCTTTGGTTTCGTTGTTAGAGTTATGTAAAGTTACTTTGAGTTTGTAAGACAAATCGGCCGCAGGAAAAATAGAATCTGGAATTGTGATGAGAGTTTCTCCAAAAGGTTCAAGTTTTTGTTCGTGTTTCCACAGGTTTTTGTATTTGTATTGTTCTAAAGAAGGTTCATAGGTGGTGTGAAAGTCAGCATTTGTCAAAGCAACGGTTACTTTTCCATCCAAAATATTGAGATTATTAAAATCTTTTGCTGAAAGGCGTACTGAAAAAGGAGTATTTCTATACTGCTTCTCATCTGAAAGTTTCATTTCAAAATTTTTGATATTGGGTAGAAAATAATCTTGATATTCAAATTTTGTAGCTACCAAAACTTTTCCTTTTTTATCCTTCAAAACAAGTCCTGCAAACTGCCCTAATTTTAAACTTAACGAATCAGAAAGCACAATTTCTCCCTCAAAGCCTCCTTTTCGGTAGCGTTTAAGGGTCATTATTTTTTTGTGTGTGGTAGTGCTAGTAGAGATAAAGACATCTACTTCTTTTGATTTGATAGGTTTTCCTTTTCTAGCTGCCAGATAACCTTTAAAACGAAGTGTGTCGTAAGGACGATATTTTATTTTGTCAGTCAAGAAATATCCCCATCTGTTCAACCCACGAAAATAAATGCTATTATTTTCTTCTTTCTTTTTGAAAATATTAGCAAAAAAACGAACCAAACGGAGGTCAGTAGCTTCACCATAACGTATCACATCTACAATTTTTTTACCTTGACGATATGGCACAATCCAAAAGTATTTGATAGGAAAACTATAAATAGCTTTTTTATAAAATGGAGGTCTTCGGTGTCGGTAATCGTATCTATATTCTCTTTCTGCATAGAGGAACCACGTTTTGCCAGCATATTGTATTTCTAAACTAGCATCGTCTTTTTTATTTGGTAGTGGATAATGTTTAAATTGTTTATTGTAGGAAATTTCAATTTCTTTCTCTCTAAGTGTATTTTCATTTTCCAAAAATGCCTTTACTTTCAAGTCAGCAAGTTCATTTCCCAAAGAGTCATAGACAAGAAGCCAAGAATGATGAGCATTTTTTTGCAGCACTACATATAAAGGGACAATCGTAACGAGTTTGGTTTTTAAGAGGTCTTCTTCTGTCCAAACTATTAAGTAATATCCATATTCTGATTTTTGAGATAGTTCTAATTCATACTCTTTTGTGTATGCGCCTTTGTACTTTTTAGACAAATCAATAGAATCTACTAAAGTCAGATGGTTTTGAAGTTCAGTAAAATCTTTATCTAAGATATTACGAGTAGAATATGTTCCAAATTCGTCTCCATCTGTTTTGAATTTATAGACTAAGGCAAATTTGCTATCAGTTCGACTTTCAGATAAAAGTTTGTTTTTTGAAGTAGTTTGAGCAAAAGAAGTTTGAAGAAATGATGTAAAAAAAGTAAAAAGTAGAAGTAAAAAGTAGTTTTGTTTCATAGTGAGTAGTTTTTTATCTTAATTTTGTTTGAGATTATTATCTATTCGTGAAAAAACTGAAATACGTTGCAATAAATGTTAAATTCATTTTACCTGTCAAAGTCAATCTGTTTGAACTACATAGTTTTTAAATAACCCTTCATATTCTAAACTCTTCCATCAAAATTTGTATTTATGTTTTTACCTCAACTTTTAAAAAATTATAAGGTCGTTTTGGGTTCTGGCTCGCCACGTAGAAAAGAGCTTTTAGCTTCTATGGATATAAATTTTGAGCAGCGTGTCAAAGAAGTCAATGAAGATATTTTACCCTCTTGGAAAACCGAAGAAGTAGCTCAAAAACTAGCAGAAAAAAAGGCTCAAGCACAGCAAAAAGAACTACAACAAGATGAAATTCTGATTACCTCTGATACGGTGGTTGTTATTGATGAGAAAATACTTGGAAAACCTCAAAATACGGACGAAGCAAAACAGATGTTAGCACTACTTTCTAATAAAAAACATTTGGTAATCACAGGAGTTTGTATTTGTAGTAAAGATAAGTTACATAGCTTTTCAGACACTACAGAGGTCTTTTTTAAGGAATTGAGTGAAGCAGAAATTGATTACTATGTTCAGCATTATAAGCCTTTTGATAAAGCAGGTTCGTATGGAGCTCAAGAGTGGCTCGGAATGGTAGGCGTAGAGAGAATAAATGGCAGTTATTTCAATGTGATGGGATTGCCTGTCCATAAATTATACAAAGAGTGGTCTTATTTTTTATCTTGAATAGCTTTGTTTGTTCAAAATCAGTCTTCTAGCTTGCCGTAATTCGTGGTAAAAAGATACGATTAATCAACTTTACTATTTTTATTCTAATTGATTTACTATAAAGAAAAATTGTTATAAAAAACAACCATATAAATACATATTTTTTTTAAATAAAAACAGTTGAAAAACTGCAAAAAATACACAAATTGCCTTTATATATACATCAAATAAAAAAATAAAATTTGCAAAAATTACGAAAATAAGCGAATTTGCAATACATAGAGTAGTTTTGATTGCTGCTTTCTTAAAAATATCCTATCTGTTATTTCTTTAATAAAATAAAATATGCCTTTCCAAAACCAACTATATGGTATATTGGGAATGTTTGTGTATCTTTTAGTAGTACTTTTTGTCCCTTCTTCGTATGCCTTTCCCCAACATCATACGACTTTGGGCGCAACTCCACTAGAAAACACCTTCCAAAATGCCCTTACTCTTTTTGAACAGAAGCATTATGAAGCTGCTCAAAAAACTTTTTCTTCCTATTTAGATGCTACTGGTTCTGATTTGTCCCCTCAACAAGAAATCAGTCAAACGCTAGAAGCCACGTACTATATTCGTCTGTGTGAACTCTATTTAAAAAAGCCTTATTCAGAACGCAACAGTGTCGAATTTATTTCTACCTACCAACATACGTATTTTGCCGACAGACTCACACTTGCTTTAGCCAATGCTTTCTATGAAGAAGGAAATTATCGTAAAGCTGCCTATTAC
Encoded proteins:
- a CDS encoding carboxypeptidase-like regulatory domain-containing protein yields the protein MKQNYFLLLLFTFFTSFLQTSFAQTTSKNKLLSESRTDSKFALVYKFKTDGDEFGTYSTRNILDKDFTELQNHLTLVDSIDLSKKYKGAYTKEYELELSQKSEYGYYLIVWTEEDLLKTKLVTIVPLYVVLQKNAHHSWLLVYDSLGNELADLKVKAFLENENTLREKEIEISYNKQFKHYPLPNKKDDASLEIQYAGKTWFLYAEREYRYDYRHRRPPFYKKAIYSFPIKYFWIVPYRQGKKIVDVIRYGEATDLRLVRFFANIFKKKEENNSIYFRGLNRWGYFLTDKIKYRPYDTLRFKGYLAARKGKPIKSKEVDVFISTSTTTHKKIMTLKRYRKGGFEGEIVLSDSLSLKLGQFAGLVLKDKKGKVLVATKFEYQDYFLPNIKNFEMKLSDEKQYRNTPFSVRLSAKDFNNLNILDGKVTVALTNADFHTTYEPSLEQYKYKNLWKHEQKLEPFGETLITIPDSIFPAADLSYKLKVTLHNSNNETKEKEKTVEYHHFTQIPSLETRFEDGFVYAVYKEGKDTVSKKGIVVRNYKTNADFVKEVQRQDSITFPFKQCTNLTITKFDFALQTKLHGEEITLTQTHNVPNSLEVMGNYSLDSLLLTIQNPHKAAVRYSLFQKNKLILQKVDSNSVIRIAIKDKANKPYVLQTAYTYGAEVYENQNAFLRNKKQLFIGIDAPLVTSPSFKEEITVSVKDYKHRPVKNADVTVVSTNSKFEEHTKPLLNARYKSGFNFKKKRFWEKYIDLDTDMRNNLFLGSYKHWKTRFGLDSVMYYDFLFPKKEGFRYSIAYDSILSKMKRELARVNGIEDQNHRLFTAFEAGHNRKKGALLLHFPSEKDGITWIKIDDSLAFYSAITPNQDYHIELSEGKHKLEIRTENYIITIDSLSIPKNHLTVLSYDLDNLPNYVSKKSVERKYSDEEKMMLGAHKVILQTNGNYYSNSNAILEQNGKKQVIYSKSKREGNDYVYKWEYPLIQKGSFVFRKTTNDTTLSYPLNFEPFVRYEFDEEKGFIKNHNIPASDFFPTSKYVSGIGTKEFTKANYAFPFIGYAYFGRRKHKPIIYNWKTPQLTLKSERWKEVIFKNTDSTSTEFEKEYRFENMIPFKGKLPSGIYTVLVIYKEVGCDKVENVEVKENQVIEIDISQNGINCSTKEKKQYDVFAPSKRKEKEFDYTSFKIDATTQMITYTGTLTDENGEALPGGTVMAKGTTIGTTTDIEGNYTLYAPVGCTLVFSYVGYGIEEREATSAHMEVQMNEGTEALESVVVTGYAAEKKSSMAYSVSVVNSADITALQGQVAGVQIQNIGIPLNFNSFTLENPEIDGIDAAPQKKKALRNYFTDNAIWQPTLKTDKNGKASFMTTFPDNITSWKTFAIAYGKKWKNGQALTQTNSFLSLSAELSLPRFLLEGDSVRVIGKINSYSSDSVSTTTFFSLDDKKLEGRSQHVLFSYVDSLRFKAKDYSIFSSDKNSDSLSIFRDSLKISYAMNANLKAGQIYTDGEERKIPIYRKGLLKKRGFFAILEGDTTLNLSAFKDSLSSANPVKVTVQDNILEAMVLELENIQNYAYACNEQKASKIKAYILEKEIKEKLGKPFEKNKQRELEKLIKKLVKAQYDDGLWGWWESSAPNVLMTAYIYGVLYDAKEKGFDIPLETLQKAEQAIAKDTYVPYLYQKASLYRSLATNKKLISTYKKQAENIADSLEYYENKQNLKSLYSLFSIIRLRQLYDLPYSLDILKMNRNQTQFDGIYWKEWDYGWRYYSLFENNNQITLLAYQILRDAKKTKPKEFEKLGIDLAKVRQYFLEERNQNGYWRNTHESASILSTILLDFEEEYSLNKNKSETQSDDNDFETKLFWGGKEWKAEKLASFSKSDLPNEISKKGSLPVFISLSQEYFEEKPKQKIDGSFRIKTYLEQDGRREKLDSVYLEAGKKLTLTVELTVTKQSEYVAIEVPIPASCVYGKNPYSFRQNYFYYYRGIETYREEFKHKTAIFCTQIPVGTHTFEIVLEPRYSGVFTLNPASVELMYFPNIAGNEGTKKIFVE
- a CDS encoding Maf family nucleotide pyrophosphatase, whose amino-acid sequence is MFLPQLLKNYKVVLGSGSPRRKELLASMDINFEQRVKEVNEDILPSWKTEEVAQKLAEKKAQAQQKELQQDEILITSDTVVVIDEKILGKPQNTDEAKQMLALLSNKKHLVITGVCICSKDKLHSFSDTTEVFFKELSEAEIDYYVQHYKPFDKAGSYGAQEWLGMVGVERINGSYFNVMGLPVHKLYKEWSYFLS